DNA sequence from the Dreissena polymorpha isolate Duluth1 chromosome 3, UMN_Dpol_1.0, whole genome shotgun sequence genome:
aggaaataaaataacTGCACATACTGTTAATACGTTTTTGGGAAGCCAAAGCAAAATCTGCCAACAAGTTGCAAACCTGAATATAAGATGAGCCTCACTCTACCAAAACGGGGCTTAACTCTTTAAGTGCTGGAaacgaattttaaaggcctttgcaaacaatttggatccagatgagacgccacagaacatggcgtctcatctggatccaaactgtttgctattctgatagtattctttgaaaaaaatctaagaaaatgctaattttataaattaagcagaaaacattttaacagaagacaaatttcccagcatgcaaaggcttaatgcatgagcataaactggattttcaattagaagagacttcctttaaaaggaaaattccacaaaagcataaagtggcatccctgattagcctgtgtggactgcaatatGTAGTAAATGGGAAGTGTAGATGCCCAACACAATACCTGGAACATCAGTGGGCTGAGCTGCCATCATGTCCTCCACTTCTGGAGAACTGAAAGTGTACTCTTCCGCAGATCCTTTATCAAGTGGAGTTGTAAGAAGATTCTCACTATCGTCTTTAACAACTGGAATACTTTCATGTTCCGTATACACTTGTTCAGACAATTCTGTATCAACATCAAGCCTGAAGGAGATTTCTTCTTGGGAAGAGACTGAACTGAAATCTAAAGATTCTCTAACAAGATTAACTCCAGTCTTATTCACACTGCCTCCACTCTCTTGGGATGAACTCCTTGGTGTTCTTAGAGGGCTTGGAATGAAAAAGTAGTTCTTAGGAACGCTTGCAGGAGATCCCTCCGCCACTATTTCAGGACACGGTGACTGACTAGATTTAGGTGTCCGGAATCGATACTTCTTTCTGGCACTTTTAGGTGTATGAGGATATTGGTCTCTTTTGAAAATACCAATATTTTCCTTATTTATACCAGCCGCCTCTACAGGTAATGTGTTTTGAATGTTACTAAGGTCAGATTTTGAATGGTTCTGTGTTTTAATATGAGTATTCTCATTTTCTGTGTCATCATAATTATCTATATCAACACCACAATGCAGATCAACTCCATCTTCTGGCTCTATTTCCAAATCAGAGTATGAACATCCCACAGTGCTGTTACCACCTTTGCTCACAACATCACTCACTTCTGAACACTTATCTTCTACCATAAGCTCAGAATGGATTGACTTACTTATCTCAGATATTCGCATGACATTGTTTCGATCATCGCTGCACACATGTCTCTTTCCTACATCTGCCTTCTCACATACCTCAGCCTCAATGTGGTTATTATCCTCTTTTAACATCGTCTTCTTTGTGGTTCGTTTCGTTTCACACATCTCACATGATTTCAAATCAGCATGATTCAGAAATGTACAAGCAGTGCAACTCCATTTTCCAGCATTCATATCTTCAGAGACAactgatttgtttgttttaccaTGGGAAAAGGACTTTCTTGTGTTCGCCTTGTGTTTTTTACCTGTTTTATTCTCTGTCTTACGAGAAACAAAAACATCCTCTTCATCATCGATAACAATACAATCTAAAGGCTGATTTCTGAGACCATCTAAGCTCTTCCTATAACTGGACAATGACAGGCTATTATTTTTGGTCTCACAGGTCTCCACACTAGCAACATCAGACAACCTCTGTCGTTTCCATGGTTTCTGTGTTAACGCATCACCATCAGTGTCAGTATCAATACAAGAAATATCTTGATCAATGGTGTCCAGAAAGCTTCTCTTTGTACTAGAGCCTGGAGTGTTGTGTTTCTGTTTTGCGCCAGCAAAGAAATCCAGGATAGAGGGCTGATCAGGTTcctgaaagaaaaaaagtaatatcACATTCAATTGGGATTTGTTCATGCTATAGATCAAACAGtatgaaaaacattgaaaaagtCCTTAATATCCCTCTGAATGCTTAATTACAAGCACAGTATCAAAAACAATGTATCTTTATTATTGTGACTTATTATATCATAAAACTTTTGACATAGAGATAGACTAGACCTGCTAGTATTTTTGTTAATTGTAAACTACATCtttgcctttgaatttaagtttaaATGATTATTGAATTGCTTGAATTAAGAGTAAttagaaattataattattaagaaGGATGATAAATGTTGTCAAGCTTCTGTACTGGTAAATTTCCCCCTAGGCTCCATCAGATTGATTTACCAGTGGAAGGGCTTGAAACATTTCTTTGCTCTTAAGCCATAATATAAGAATTTGTTCTTGCTTGCTAGACCTAACTTGTTTATTTCTATGACAGTACATATGGTTAATGCTCCTTCGCAATAATATAATAGTTTGTGCTTCCTTTGACGAAACTAATTTCCATGACTACACATAAATTATACgagcctctctctgggaaaacagacCCTAATTcatctgtgtaaagtgttgtcccagattagcctgtgcagtttgcacaggcttatcagggactacatttTTACACTTGTATttaaggatgtctcttcttagcaagaattcacatgcattcagcccagtgttcccagaacgaGGCACATGTGCACACCACCCACAAGTTGAGTCTGGAGATACTGAGTGACGTTGGTCTCTGGTTGGTTTGTGCTTGGTACCCAGACCTCCGCATTGGACAGCACATCCACCTGGTAACGGTCACCGTCTGCTGCCTTCAGCTCGCTCTTCCTGCCTGTCAATGTTGTCGaggttactatcgtctgcaaagTAGTCCAATCATAGATCTTTTGTTCACTGAATGTTGGGAATAATTTTGTGTATCTTAAGAAGCTTTTGGaaatgaataaatgaaatattttaatgctGACAAAACAGTTATTATGGTAGTCTCTGCGATCATGAAGAGAAACAAAAACTTTCTACGCAAATTCACTTTAATTTCCTATTTCTTAACTTCGTAATTGGCACCCACAAAATGGCTTACATATAGAAATGATGCACAGTTTCATTGACTTCAAATAATTAGTTCCTGAGATAATGCACGAGAATAAATATCACAAACACAGATGATAAATAATTGATCAACTGAATGTCAGCCAACTtatgacacacagacagacaaagaggGGATAAATTATAAACTTATATGCTAATCAAAGAAATCCACATAAAGAATGCTATACTGAAGAAACTTGGACCATTAAAAATGCACCAAATTTAAAGGAATCGATTCCACATGATTGTGGGGCTTATCCATGTACAGATGGATGGAAGCAAGATTGAGTACTGAATTCTACCATCTTTATGGTACCACAATATTAATTAGCTTTTTACAACAAACTGTCTGgtgataacaaaaacaacaaagacacaTGCAATCTTCTATATAAGGCACCTTTTTGCAGACGGCTGACCACACCCACTCGTCCATGGTATCCTTGGCGACCAGGTAGTGCACGGCAACGCAGCTGGATTGACCAATACGGTGGGCCCGGTCCTCACACTGCACCATGGTGCCGGGGGTCCAGTACATCTCAGCAAACACCACCAGGGTGGCTGCTGTGAACGTCAATCCCTTGAGTGAGGAATAACAACAGAtgacttcaatttttttttagttaGTTTGTGTGtgcaaatgattttattttttccatataaaATTACATACATATATGCAAACATGTTATATGCGGAGTACTTTTTGTATAGGCACTTGATGGGTACATAAATAGAGATgtaaacatacattcatacaaaatTTATAGGGTTTAATATTTCAAGaactaaacaaacaaaactaATTTGCACATGTATACTATAAAATTTCGGTTGTAAGCTTGTATCTTTAAAATATTGCACATAAGAAAGGTTGCTTAATTGCTGAATAACATTGTGTAAAATAAGTTAATAATGCAGACTTTATGACAGATGAAGTTAATTATCTCAAATATGCAAGTTACTTAAAGTGAAAAAGACTTCACAACTTTTTCCTTCAGTCATTATATAAGAgaaataagtatatttatttaattggtttaacaacatattatacgtataatttctttttttcaaagagaTTGCTATGCGTGAttatattttacacatttttttacctcATTCTTTTGAGAACTGGGTAAAGATTTATGCCATGCCATGCAgtaacattttgttatgatacgCCTcgaacaaataacatttttaaagcaataTACTATTTTGAGGGGGGAACACATAATAAATGGTTTGGATTATGCAACGATATGCTTTTGTCTGCCATtgacaaatacacacacaaaaaggTAAACTCAAATCGTGATGAAAGTATCAAATCGTCCATTTATAGATATAGACCATTTATATTTATCTCACCACTCCAGCTGCCAGTATGCTCAGTACAGCCACCCTTGTGTCTGGATCTGACTGGAACTGGTGGACAAGATGCTGAAGAACACATATATGCCTTGCTCTacggctaaatgcatgtgcataaggtgtcatcccagattagccaaaggttctaacaggctaatcagggacaacgcttttcGCCTAGACAGGACTAGCAGTTAAAAGGGACATCCCTTCAACCAAAataagactattgtcaagcaatataagtcccctaccagctccaccattgtcagaaattccagattttttttatatatatttgttgccatagcaaccaatttttttttaatttaggaacaaaatgaaatgacgtgcataatgtccatattgccatctatccatgtttcaagtttcatgaaaaaatatgaagaacttttaaagttattgcagaatccagaaaaccaccattttcagcagtatttctagtctatttgttgccatagcaaccagaatttttgacgtcggaacgaaatgaaatgacgtacataatgtccatattgccatctatccatgtttcaagtttcatgaaaaaatattaagaactttaaaagttatcgcaggatccagaaaaaccaccattttcagcagtatttctagtctgtttgttgccatagcaaccataatttttgacgtaggaacgaaatgaaatgacgtgcataaggTCCAtgtttccatctatccatgttccaagtttcatgaaaaaatattaagaactttttaagttatcgcaggatccagaaaagtgtgacagacggagacaaaaccattagtcccctccagtgaaaccggtaggggactaataaaaagaaaagcagaaagtgttgcccctgattagcttgtgcagacttcacaggctaatctgggatgacactttagccacatgcattaagccatgttttcctagACTGTAGCTCATATGTCAATATTGATATTAACAGTTTGTAATAAATAACCATGCCTTTTAATATAAATCTCTGACTATGTTTCATTTCATGAAATGAATTTATGGCTGTTTGAAAGGCTAAATGAATTGTTGATCAGTCATTTATCAAAGCAGGACTTACGGAAAATAGGATTTACTTACTGCAGtttactattatatttatttaaaaaaaaataataaagaaaatacagaAACAGACACATGAATACAtcacaatcattattatttgtgtgcTATTCATATTCATTGACGACGTTGATAGACCAATCAATGAATTTGTTAACACGACAAACAGCTATTCCAAaggcatatttttttaaagaccaaATTACCTTACGTATTATTATCCAACAAATTCCCCCCACATTTCCTGCGCTTGTTTTGCAATCCAGATGCTGCGCTTACTGAGAATGACTTACACCGTGTACATTGCTTATACTTGAGATTTCCTGTAGAACGCTAATGCAATAAAGCCttgaaaatacaattaaattctGTAAACATTATTATGGTTGCAAAGTAAGGATTAGCCCTTATTGTTCACATTCTTTAtcacatatgtgtgcattgtgtttttcagagATGTAGTATTTCTATAATCAAAAACTCGATGGATAAAGACAATAAATGATTACATGTGATAAAAATGCCTTTTTGAAAGAGTTAATGTGCTTTTATtggaaacaataaaaacatatagaGGATACTTGTTCGTGTCAGTGTAAGAGcgtttgttatttcacaagtgatcatagaaaatatatttttctatgatcagtcatgaaataaaaaacgatcttacactaattttctgtttcttttatgcccccttttcaagaaaataattaacagctgtttccctttcgctgaaaagttacccttttccCATggcgaaatgatgtcattttaccagcgaaattctccagttaaactcttttaaaatgtaaataaacggtgaaaaagcataaaataaaaagaaaatttgttggattcggtggaatgtcaattttaattcactaatgatcatagaaaaaatatataaaattattaataataatctaaaaataaaaaagggagttccgaaaatttgttcttttcaccggtgaaaagaacaatttgcttattttcactgctgttatttcactgcagaaatgtcatattttatcattagttataaaagaaattgatttatttttaaacaatcagGCTTGTTCCTCATCACTTAAaatctttattgtttttatcagAATTGACAATTGTGTAACTCCATACCAGAAACATATGTTCAGCCTAATTGATATGTAGAACAGTATCATATTTTTGTAGTTAATTGACAAAGAAGTCCCACACAGTTCCTTTCTCACCGGTCTTTCAGAGGGAGGAGTCTCGCCGTCAATGCGTATAAACTTGACGTGTTTGTCATGCAGTGACTCTGATAAGCCATTCATCATTGCGTGGTGGTATGCAAACACCAGGAACTTTAACTTTGGGTTCTCACACAGCATCTCCACATACTCTTTGGCTGGGCCTATCTGAGGGAgacaacaattatataataataatagttttctGTCACTCTTAATTTTCAAACCTCATTTTAAGCACACAACAAATTCTTACAGAAGATTCATACATctatatatagtaaaacaagagatgtgtttgtcagaaacacaatgcccccttctgcaccgctttgaagccatatatttgacctttgaccatgaaggatgaccttgacctttcatcactcaaaatgtgcaggtccatgagatacacatgcatgccaaacatcaagttgctatctgaagctacatagaagttatgagcatttttttgaaaccttaatgggaaacctaaatgcaaagtgtgacaggaagacagacagaccgacagtctgatcactatatgccctccttcgggggcattaaaattaacacacagcGAAAAAATTGACTTAACAAGGTAACATTTGAGAATATTTTTGTTATGAGAATCCAAACAAAAATGatatataggaggtttttgtgtgacgtcacaagaggggttttcggttactaaaaatagattggccgtcaacttctcgatcgcggcctattatattgtatcagagtaaaggtcgtcggaagacttaatacttacaatttcacaaaacaaaacgataaatacccgtattcttttttaagtaagactttaataaatgatatttcaaaaattataaaacataataatttgaatattattataagtggtgtggatgcaatagtgttatttttcatcagagattaaaatttagtgtaaggggtgtattgaatcagttttaaaacaaagcccttaaatagctcaatacatttcaatcttgaaatgtagtttaaattttcttttacattgaatgaatttttgtttcgtttacatcgaatgaaaatattaataatttaagcattccaattgaaaaaacacctgcatattttgaaaattgaactgtctttgcatgttcatgtatattgaaacctcttctctagtgataatgagcgatacaaatctagcattttatgttaccataaatctacacatttaatttattttacccaagtattttatatccgtatataatgacaaaacgcgattgcttgttttcatgatgatgtttcaaacactgctgcagtaacgcacgatgtttacacattatagcagagtttacatttgcaagTACCCGTTAAaaacgttaattgtgtagcagtaaatttgtaaaatattttaaatgtatatttattatttattaaacactttactgttatgtttaaactggcttatataaatacttaatagttcctagctgttaatccatttcggacaaatgtctattttttaaatatgttcaaatattttattaaagcaactgttaagtttttgactttatatgctaagagatgacatggaggtatcataaattatgtttaatgaccagacacgtGTGGTTTATGAAGAGACc
Encoded proteins:
- the LOC127871775 gene encoding DNA annealing helicase and endonuclease ZRANB3-like isoform X9; amino-acid sequence: MAGDTEDKILSKLPQSLVKQLMPFQKQGVQFAVKKNGRCLIADEMGLGKTLQAISVAYYYKDEWPLLVIVPSSLRFCWIEEFEKWLPDIDPASINLVQSGSDVSEIGTSQITIATFGLLSKATSRLLKEALFSQGFKVVIVDESHYIRNIQTASAKTVVPLIKNANRRILLSGTPALARPVELYPQIDAICPDKFGSWWHYTARYCDAKIEWIGKVKRRNVNGASNLQELQGLLCSELMIRREKAQVLTQLPPKQRQKVLFELKDSDLKKEIRSTFEELQPLLRKRAGQDRFEVLTGAGSHVTKDTNMLSLISRLYQLSGEAKIGPAKEYVEMLCENPKLKFLVFAYHHAMMNGLSESLHDKHVKFIRIDGETPPSERPHLVHQFQSDPDTRVAVLSILAAGVGLTFTAATLVVFAEMYWTPGTMVQCEDRAHRIGQSSCVAVHYLVAKDTMDEWVWSAVCKKTIVTSTTLTGRKSELKAADGDRYQVDVLSNAEVWVPSTNQPETNVTQYLQTQLEPDQPSILDFFAGAKQKHNTPGSSTKRSFLDTIDQDISCIDTDTDGDALTQKPWKRQRLSDVASVETCETKNNSLSLSSYRKSLDGLRNQPLDCIVIDDEEDVFVSRKTENKTGKKHKANTRKSFSHGKTNKSVVSEDMNAGKWSCTACTFLNHADLKSCEMCETKRTTKKTMLKEDNNHIEAEVCEKADVGKRHVCSDDRNNVMRISEISKSIHSELMVEDKCSEVSDVVSKGGNSTVGCSYSDLEIEPEDGVDLHCGVDIDNYDDTENENTHIKTQNHSKSDLSNIQNTLPVEAAGINKENIGIFKRDQYPHTPKSARKKYRFRTPKSSQSPCPEIVAEGSPASVPKNYFFIPSPLRTPRSSSQESGGSVNKTGVNLVRESLDFSSVSSQEEISFRLDVDTELSEQVYTEHESIPVVKDDSENLLTTPLDKGSAEEYTFSSPEVEDMMAAQPTDVPAPSPEKRMVDIDCIPVYNLFYYVCSKYTGRVYLLTPDRLPLNVNFVPTDVEVGNLDGLPDVLIHPANLKHVQRFVREWNSLSETKRRLLVKSSAPFISPLQEYERLKSCKNVNIQRYKSKADVSKAAHHTAESIQGSVRQLHKPGGSVHGTDKSSGTAQVVSQDGTPHCVQCMKPYRNQLLQTTTIVNEENAWQTRFCSQTCSQQYWMLTNTEYIRDQVFEVEHGICQMCKLDAHSLFKHIRDTRDIRKRAEILGRSPLVSLSVKVRQQMVTKPTPGLRLHRAY
- the LOC127871775 gene encoding DNA annealing helicase and endonuclease ZRANB3-like isoform X4, whose amino-acid sequence is MGLGKTLQAISVAYYYKDEWPLLVIVPSSLRFCWIEEFEKWLPDIDPASINLVQSGSDVSEIGTSQITIATFGLLSKATSRLLKEALFSQGFKVVIVDESHYIRNIQTASAKTVVPLIKNANRRILLSGTPALARPVELYPQIDAICPDKFGSWWHYTARYCDAKIEWIGKVKRRNVNGASNLQELQGLLCSELMIRREKAQVLTQLPPKQRQKVLFELKDSDLKKEIRSTFEELQPLLRKRAGQDRFEVLTGAGSHVTKDTNMLSLISRLYQLSGEAKIGPAKEYVEMLCENPKLKFLVFAYHHAMMNGLSESLHDKHVKFIRIDGETPPSERPHLVHQFQSDPDTRVAVLSILAAGVGLTFTAATLVVFAEMYWTPGTMVQCEDRAHRIGQSSCVAVHYLVAKDTMDEWVWSAVCKKTIVTSTTLTGRKSELKAADGDRYQVDVLSNAEVWVPSTNQPETNVTQYLQTQLEPDQPSILDFFAGAKQKHNTPGSSTKRSFLDTIDQDISCIDTDTDGDALTQKPWKRQRLSDVASVETCETKNNSLSLSSYRKSLDGLRNQPLDCIVIDDEEDVFVSRKTENKTGKKHKANTRKSFSHGKTNKSVVSEDMNAGKWSCTACTFLNHADLKSCEMCETKRTTKKTMLKEDNNHIEAEVCEKADVGKRHVCSDDRNNVMRISEISKSIHSELMVEDKCSEVSDVVSKGGNSTVGCSYSDLEIEPEDGVDLHCGVDIDNYDDTENENTHIKTQNHSKSDLSNIQNTLPVEAAGINKENIGIFKRDQYPHTPKSARKKYRFRTPKSSQSPCPEIVAEGSPASVPKNYFFIPSPLRTPRSSSQESGGSVNKTGVNLVRESLDFSSVSSQEEISFRLDVDTELSEQVYTEHESIPVVKDDSENLLTTPLDKGSAEEYTFSSPEVEDMMAAQPTDVPAPSPEKRMVDIDCIPVYNLFYYVCSKYTGRVYLLTPDRLPLNVNFVPTDVEVGNLDGLPDVLIHPANLKHVQRFVREWNSLSETKRRLLVKSSAPFISPLQEYERLKSCKNVNIQRYKSKADVSKAAHHTAESIQGSVRQLHKPGGSVHGTDKSSGTAQVVSQDGTPHCVQCMKPYRNQLLQTTTIVNEENAWQTRFCSQTCSQQYWMLTNTEYIRDQVFEVEHGICQMCKLDAHSLFKHIRDTRDIRKRAEILGRSPLVSLSVKVRQQMVTKPTPGLFWHVDHIIPVWEGGGQCNIDNLRTLCVRCHNNVTATQASKRATVRKLGTAVRSRDITAFFQKS
- the LOC127871775 gene encoding DNA annealing helicase and endonuclease ZRANB3-like isoform X3; the encoded protein is MPFQKQGVQFAVKKNGRCLIADEMGLGKTLQAISVAYYYKDEWPLLVIVPSSLRFCWIEEFEKWLPDIDPASINLVQSGSDVSEIGTSQITIATFGLLSKATSRLLKEALFSQGFKVVIVDESHYIRNIQTASAKTVVPLIKNANRRILLSGTPALARPVELYPQIDAICPDKFGSWWHYTARYCDAKIEWIGKVKRRNVNGASNLQELQGLLCSELMIRREKAQVLTQLPPKQRQKVLFELKDSDLKKEIRSTFEELQPLLRKRAGQDRFEVLTGAGSHVTKDTNMLSLISRLYQLSGEAKIGPAKEYVEMLCENPKLKFLVFAYHHAMMNGLSESLHDKHVKFIRIDGETPPSERPHLVHQFQSDPDTRVAVLSILAAGVGLTFTAATLVVFAEMYWTPGTMVQCEDRAHRIGQSSCVAVHYLVAKDTMDEWVWSAVCKKTIVTSTTLTGRKSELKAADGDRYQVDVLSNAEVWVPSTNQPETNVTQYLQTQLEPDQPSILDFFAGAKQKHNTPGSSTKRSFLDTIDQDISCIDTDTDGDALTQKPWKRQRLSDVASVETCETKNNSLSLSSYRKSLDGLRNQPLDCIVIDDEEDVFVSRKTENKTGKKHKANTRKSFSHGKTNKSVVSEDMNAGKWSCTACTFLNHADLKSCEMCETKRTTKKTMLKEDNNHIEAEVCEKADVGKRHVCSDDRNNVMRISEISKSIHSELMVEDKCSEVSDVVSKGGNSTVGCSYSDLEIEPEDGVDLHCGVDIDNYDDTENENTHIKTQNHSKSDLSNIQNTLPVEAAGINKENIGIFKRDQYPHTPKSARKKYRFRTPKSSQSPCPEIVAEGSPASVPKNYFFIPSPLRTPRSSSQESGGSVNKTGVNLVRESLDFSSVSSQEEISFRLDVDTELSEQVYTEHESIPVVKDDSENLLTTPLDKGSAEEYTFSSPEVEDMMAAQPTDVPAPSPEKRMVDIDCIPVYNLFYYVCSKYTGRVYLLTPDRLPLNVNFVPTDVEVGNLDGLPDVLIHPANLKHVQRFVREWNSLSETKRRLLVKSSAPFISPLQEYERLKSCKNVNIQRYKSKADVSKAAHHTAESIQGSVRQLHKPGGSVHGTDKSSGTAQVVSQDGTPHCVQCMKPYRNQLLQTTTIVNEENAWQTRFCSQTCSQQYWMLTNTEYIRDQVFEVEHGICQMCKLDAHSLFKHIRDTRDIRKRAEILGRSPLVSLSVKVRQQMVTKPTPGLFWHVDHIIPVWEGGGQCNIDNLRTLCVRCHNNVTATQASKRATVRKLGTAVRSRDITAFFQKS
- the LOC127871775 gene encoding DNA annealing helicase and endonuclease ZRANB3-like isoform X5; protein product: MAGDTEDKILSKLPQSLVKQLMPFQKQGVQFAVKKNGRCLIADEMGLGKTLQAISVAYYYKDEWPLLVIVPSSLRFCWIEEFEKWLPDIDPASINLVQSGSDVSEIGTSQITIATFGLLSKATSRLLKEALFSQGFKVVIVDESHYIRNIQTASAKTVVPLIKNANRRILLSGTPALARPVELYPQIDAICPDKFGSWWHYTARYCDAKIEWIGKVKRRNVNGASNLQELQGLLCSELMIRREKAQVLTQLPPKQRQKVLFELKDSDLKKEIRSTFEELQPLLRKRAGQDRFEVLTGAGSHVTKDTNMLSLISRLYQLSGEAKIGPAKEYVEMLCENPKLKFLVFAYHHAMMNGLSESLHDKHVKFIRIDGETPPSERPHLVHQFQSDPDTRVAVLSILAAGVGLTFTAATLVVFAEMYWTPGTMVQCEDRAHRIGQSSCVAVHYLVAKDTMDEWVWSAVCKKTIVTSTTLTGRKSELKAADGDRYQVDVLSNAEVWVPSTNQPETNVTQYLQTQLEPDQPSILDFFAGAKQKHNTPGSSTKRSFLDTIDQDISCIDTDTDGDALTQKPWKRQRLSDVASVETCETKNNSLSLSSYRKSLDGLRNQPLDCIVIDDEEDVFVSRKTENKTGKKHKANTRKSFSHGKTNKSVVSEDMNAGKWSCTACTFLNHADLKSCEMCETKRTTKKTMLKEDNNHIEAEVCEKADVGKRHVCSDDRNNVMRISEISKSIHSELMVEDKCSEVSDVVSKGGNSTVGCSYSDLEIEPEDGVDLHCGVDIDNYDDTENENTHIKTQNHSKSDLSNIQNTLPVEAAGINKENIGIFKRDQYPHTPKSARKKYRFRTPKSSQSPCPEIVAEGSPASVPKNYFFIPSPLRTPRSSSQESGGSVNKTGVNLVRESLDFSSVSSQEEISFRLDVDTELSEQVYTEHESIPVVKDDSENLLTTPLDKGSAEEYTFSSPEVEDMMAAQPTDVPAPSPEKRMVDIDCIPVYNLFYYVCSKYTGRVYLLTPDRLPLNVNFVPTDVEVGNLDGLPDVLIHPANLKHVQRFVREWNSLSETKRRLLVKSSAPFISPLQEYERLKSCKNVNIQRYKSKADVSKAAHHTAESIQGSVRQLHKPGGSVHGTDKSSGTAQVVSQDGTPHCVQCMKPYRNQLLQTTTIVNEENAWQTRFCSQTCSQQYWMLTNTEYIRDQVFEVEHGICQMCKLDAHSLFKHIRDTRDIRKRAEILGRSPLVSLSVKVRQQMVTKPTPGLCRSRGCTGLTDCL